One window of the Roseovarius sp. THAF9 genome contains the following:
- a CDS encoding ABC transporter permease, giving the protein MNLAAAIFGRTAKAIITLLLVVVLNFFLIHAAPGDPAMVMAGEAGAADEQFIQQLRQQFGLDQPLYVQFWNYVSGVVQLDLGYSYRQQMPVLDLILDRLPATLLLTMTAFGMSLLLGIVFGLAAAARQGKWSDTAITTMALLFYATPLFWVALMAVVLFSVHLGWFPAFGYETVGAEYTGITAVLDRLKHLFLPALTLGLFFMAVYLRMTRSSVLEVSQMDFVKTARAKGLREGTIRRRHILRNALLPVVTLAGLQAGQLVGGAVLTETVFAWPGIGRLMFESLTARDYNTLLGVFLVSAAMVIAFNIITDIVYRLIDPRI; this is encoded by the coding sequence ATGAACCTTGCCGCCGCCATATTTGGCCGTACAGCCAAAGCCATCATCACGCTTTTGCTGGTAGTCGTGCTGAATTTCTTCCTGATCCATGCAGCCCCCGGCGACCCGGCGATGGTCATGGCAGGCGAAGCAGGCGCGGCGGACGAACAATTCATCCAGCAACTGCGCCAGCAGTTCGGGCTGGATCAACCGCTCTACGTACAGTTCTGGAATTATGTCTCGGGCGTCGTGCAACTGGACCTTGGCTACTCCTATCGTCAACAGATGCCCGTGCTGGACCTGATCCTGGACCGGTTGCCCGCGACGCTGTTACTGACGATGACAGCCTTCGGCATGTCCCTGCTTCTGGGAATCGTGTTCGGCCTTGCCGCTGCCGCACGGCAGGGCAAATGGAGCGATACCGCGATCACCACCATGGCATTGCTGTTTTATGCCACACCGCTTTTCTGGGTGGCGCTGATGGCCGTCGTGCTGTTCTCGGTGCATCTGGGCTGGTTCCCGGCCTTCGGATACGAAACCGTTGGCGCTGAATACACCGGCATAACCGCTGTGCTGGACCGGCTGAAACACCTGTTCCTGCCGGCGCTGACGCTTGGGCTTTTCTTCATGGCAGTGTACCTGCGGATGACCCGGTCCTCGGTTCTCGAAGTCAGCCAGATGGATTTCGTCAAGACGGCCCGCGCCAAGGGTCTGCGCGAGGGAACCATCCGGCGTCGTCACATACTGCGCAATGCCCTCTTGCCCGTCGTCACACTGGCCGGTCTTCAGGCGGGGCAACTGGTGGGCGGTGCCGTTCTGACCGAAACCGTGTTCGCATGGCCCGGCATCGGTCGCCTTATGTTCGAGAGCTTGACCGCGCGTGACTATAACACGCTCCTCGGTGTGTTCCTTGTCTCGGCGGCCATGGTGATCGCCTTCAACATCATCACCGATATCGTGTATCGGCTGATTGATCCGCGGATTTGA
- a CDS encoding ABC transporter permease — protein sequence MIDFLKRFSRNRGAVIGAVILTCVVLLAIFAPLIYPESPWKMVQRPFLEPFSTEGFPLGTDTLGRDVAAGLVHGARVSLIVGLVSTLVALLIGVPLGAFAGFYGGLVDDGAMRFTEFFQTIPNFALAIVLVAILEPTLPTITLAIAIVSWPPVARLVRAEVLSLRKREFVDAARLAGLSNARILFGHILPNAMSPIIVMASLMVATAILLESSLSFLGLGDPNIMSWGYMIGAARTVIRTAWWLSFIPGVAILLTVLALNLIGEGLNDALNPRLARKGR from the coding sequence ATGATCGATTTCCTCAAAAGATTCTCCCGCAACCGGGGCGCGGTGATCGGCGCGGTGATCCTGACTTGCGTTGTTCTCTTGGCCATCTTCGCGCCTCTGATTTACCCAGAAAGCCCGTGGAAGATGGTGCAGCGGCCCTTCCTCGAACCGTTCAGCACCGAGGGCTTTCCTCTGGGCACCGATACGTTGGGCCGCGACGTGGCGGCGGGGTTGGTGCATGGCGCGCGCGTGTCGCTGATCGTGGGGCTGGTGTCGACCCTGGTGGCGCTGTTGATCGGCGTGCCGCTCGGGGCATTCGCGGGCTTCTACGGAGGGCTGGTGGATGACGGCGCCATGCGTTTTACCGAGTTTTTCCAAACCATCCCGAACTTCGCGCTGGCCATCGTCCTGGTCGCGATTCTGGAACCGACGCTGCCGACGATAACGCTGGCCATCGCCATTGTCAGCTGGCCACCCGTCGCCCGCCTCGTGCGGGCCGAGGTACTGTCGCTGCGCAAGCGTGAGTTCGTCGATGCCGCACGGCTTGCTGGGCTATCAAACGCCCGTATTCTTTTCGGACATATCCTGCCCAACGCGATGTCACCGATCATCGTCATGGCCTCTTTGATGGTGGCAACGGCGATCCTGCTGGAAAGCTCGTTGTCCTTCCTCGGCTTGGGGGATCCCAATATCATGAGCTGGGGCTACATGATCGGCGCGGCGCGCACGGTGATCCGCACGGCCTGGTGGCTAAGCTTCATTCCGGGCGTGGCGATCCTGCTGACGGTTCTGGCCCTGAACCTCATTGGCGAGGGGTTGAACGACGCCCTGAACCCCCGGCTGGCAAGAAAGGGGCGCTAA
- a CDS encoding peroxidase family protein, with protein sequence MSISKYKVLQFVFSIIEAIPPLDRLANRWAINRVVNRARNRPHPLSTVHDYVSWRGLTDRRWSGRHLPPKVKDDLPDPETLKVLFERPDGNQRMCPKSTSLFPAFAQYLTDGFLRTESDGIITPSLKELLDPEDFDTRTRLRRNTSNHEIDLCTLYGRTHMQTLALRLRSEEAGQKGRLKSQILNAEEYPPFLYSLGDTTPLEKFSVLDGPLVSEDLDQEKRDALFAVGGDRVNSVPQTSMINTLLLREHNRLAAEIETENPTWDDTRVFETARNIMIVLFIKIVVEEYINHISPLPFKIRADPSVAWDAPWNRPNWITTEFSLLYRWHALIPDNVTWGGTSYPIGKTIQDNRFLIANGLLKSFVEVSDTAAAELGPQNTARELLDVEVSSIMQDRACDLAGFSDYCAYLGLDRPTSTRTISSRPDVAEKLSGAYDNVRDVEFFVGLFCEDRVPNSPLPRLVLAFVALDAFSQALTNPLLSKHVFKPSTFSRTGWKTIQKTSSIRDLLARNIPENIGDAFVGMTRRDWVPE encoded by the coding sequence ATGAGCATTTCAAAATACAAAGTACTACAGTTCGTATTTTCCATTATCGAAGCGATACCGCCATTAGACAGACTGGCAAATCGATGGGCCATAAACAGGGTCGTCAATAGGGCGCGCAACCGTCCGCATCCCTTAAGTACGGTACATGATTACGTGTCCTGGAGGGGCCTGACGGACCGACGGTGGAGCGGTCGGCACTTGCCACCGAAGGTGAAAGACGACCTTCCAGACCCAGAGACGCTCAAGGTGCTTTTTGAACGTCCAGACGGCAACCAGAGAATGTGCCCCAAATCCACAAGTCTTTTTCCAGCCTTCGCGCAGTATCTGACCGACGGATTTCTTCGAACAGAATCCGATGGCATTATTACCCCATCACTCAAAGAGTTGCTCGATCCTGAGGACTTCGACACTCGCACCCGTCTTCGTCGCAACACTTCGAACCACGAGATTGATCTTTGCACGCTCTATGGTCGGACGCATATGCAAACGCTTGCGCTCCGCCTCCGATCTGAAGAAGCCGGTCAAAAGGGGCGTTTGAAGTCGCAGATACTGAATGCAGAAGAGTACCCGCCGTTTCTTTATTCACTTGGGGATACTACGCCGCTTGAGAAATTCTCGGTTCTTGACGGCCCTTTGGTAAGCGAGGATCTGGACCAAGAGAAGCGCGATGCCTTGTTTGCCGTCGGTGGTGATCGCGTGAACTCTGTGCCTCAGACGTCAATGATCAACACGCTGCTCTTGCGTGAGCATAATCGCCTCGCTGCAGAAATTGAGACTGAAAACCCGACGTGGGACGACACACGGGTTTTCGAGACAGCGCGAAACATCATGATCGTACTCTTTATCAAGATTGTCGTCGAAGAATACATCAACCATATTTCTCCCCTGCCTTTCAAAATCCGGGCTGACCCGTCGGTTGCATGGGATGCGCCATGGAACAGGCCCAACTGGATCACCACGGAATTCAGTCTACTCTATCGATGGCATGCCTTGATCCCCGACAACGTCACCTGGGGTGGCACGTCCTACCCGATTGGGAAGACAATTCAAGACAATCGCTTCCTGATCGCTAACGGCCTGCTGAAGTCGTTCGTCGAGGTGAGCGACACAGCGGCGGCGGAGCTTGGCCCGCAAAACACTGCAAGAGAGCTCTTGGACGTAGAGGTTAGCTCGATAATGCAGGACAGAGCCTGCGATCTTGCCGGCTTTTCAGACTATTGTGCGTACCTCGGACTGGATCGACCAACTTCGACACGCACGATCTCTTCTCGCCCAGACGTCGCCGAGAAGTTGTCAGGCGCTTATGACAATGTGCGCGACGTTGAGTTTTTTGTTGGTCTTTTTTGCGAGGACCGTGTTCCGAACAGCCCGCTCCCGAGACTCGTGCTTGCCTTTGTCGCATTGGACGCCTTCAGTCAGGCGCTTACGAACCCACTGCTTTCCAAGCACGTTTTCAAACCTTCTACGTTCTCCAGAACGGGGTGGAAAACCATTCAGAAGACGTCATCAATCAGAGACCTGCTGGCGCGCAACATTCCCGAGAATATAGGCGACGCGTTCGTGGGTATGACGCGACGCGACTGGGTCCCCGAGTAG
- a CDS encoding LysR substrate-binding domain-containing protein, translating into MSELPPLNSLRAFDAAGRRLSFRSAADELGVTQGAVAQQVRQLEALLGVVLFERVPKGLAFTPVGRSYHNRIAGVFADLRAATAELKPEPNKVLISVTPTFAAKWLIPNLPDFTAAHPDIDLRIMATERVSSFHSDGIDLAVRQGSPPFGASLDVTLIFKQSLIAVAAPKFADKGDALLDPDKLARMPKVHDTHDQWPSYLSYLGVQEQSPRHLHLSQTSLAVDAAIAGQGLALVSRFLVAQDLEAGRLVEVGAAWDAGGSDFYVLMPRTAKNNVSVVKVMTWLTARSAEVA; encoded by the coding sequence ATGTCCGAACTTCCCCCGCTCAACAGTTTGCGTGCGTTCGATGCAGCAGGCCGCCGCCTCAGTTTCCGCTCAGCCGCTGATGAACTGGGCGTTACGCAGGGAGCCGTCGCGCAACAGGTGCGCCAGCTCGAAGCGCTGCTTGGTGTGGTCTTGTTTGAGCGGGTACCGAAGGGCCTGGCTTTTACGCCAGTCGGGCGCAGCTATCACAACCGGATTGCCGGAGTGTTCGCAGACCTTCGAGCCGCAACTGCCGAACTGAAACCAGAGCCGAACAAAGTTCTTATCAGTGTCACACCGACCTTTGCTGCGAAATGGCTGATCCCCAATCTTCCGGACTTCACCGCCGCACACCCGGACATCGATTTGCGGATCATGGCGACCGAAAGAGTTTCCAGCTTCCACAGCGACGGAATAGACCTTGCAGTGCGCCAGGGATCGCCGCCGTTCGGCGCATCATTGGACGTCACGCTTATTTTTAAGCAATCACTGATCGCAGTCGCCGCGCCGAAGTTTGCAGACAAAGGCGACGCTCTTCTTGATCCAGATAAACTTGCAAGAATGCCGAAGGTCCATGACACTCATGACCAATGGCCCAGCTATCTCTCGTATTTGGGTGTTCAGGAACAGTCTCCTCGTCACCTTCATCTGAGCCAAACTTCTCTTGCGGTCGATGCCGCTATCGCCGGACAGGGTTTGGCCTTGGTAAGCCGGTTTCTGGTGGCGCAAGACCTTGAGGCCGGACGTTTGGTGGAGGTTGGCGCAGCTTGGGACGCGGGCGGCAGTGATTTCTATGTCCTCATGCCGCGAACCGCCAAAAACAATGTGTCGGTCGTCAAGGTAATGACGTGGCTTACGGCTCGTTCCGCCGAAGTTGCCTGA
- a CDS encoding SDR family oxidoreductase yields the protein MTAEKVALITAGGSGMGADAARRLAEDGFKVGILSSSGKGEALGGELGGFGVTGSNLDGQALNALVEGAKDRWGRIDVLVNSASHGPKGPVLEISDEDWHKGMEVYLMNVIRPTRLVTPLMQEHGGGAIINISTFAAFEPDPLFPTSGVFRAGLATFTKLYSDKYASENIRMNNVLPGFIDSLPETEDRKARIPMGRYGFASEVSSLISWLASEDGSYMTGQNLRLDGGLTRAV from the coding sequence ATGACAGCAGAAAAAGTAGCTCTTATCACAGCAGGCGGCAGCGGCATGGGTGCGGATGCAGCCCGCAGACTGGCAGAAGATGGGTTCAAAGTCGGCATCCTGTCCTCGTCCGGCAAGGGTGAGGCGCTCGGCGGCGAACTTGGCGGCTTTGGCGTAACGGGCTCCAACCTTGACGGACAAGCGCTGAACGCATTGGTCGAGGGTGCGAAGGATCGTTGGGGCCGCATCGATGTGTTGGTGAACTCTGCTAGCCACGGACCAAAAGGTCCGGTTCTCGAGATCAGTGACGAAGATTGGCATAAAGGGATGGAAGTCTACCTGATGAACGTGATCCGTCCGACACGGCTTGTCACCCCACTGATGCAGGAGCATGGCGGCGGGGCAATCATCAACATCTCAACCTTTGCGGCATTCGAACCCGACCCACTTTTTCCAACGTCGGGGGTCTTCCGGGCCGGGCTTGCCACATTCACGAAGCTCTACTCGGACAAATATGCATCAGAGAATATCCGAATGAATAACGTCCTTCCGGGCTTCATCGACAGCTTGCCCGAAACCGAAGACCGCAAAGCGCGTATTCCCATGGGGCGCTACGGTTTCGCATCAGAGGTGTCTTCTCTCATCTCATGGCTCGCGTCGGAAGATGGCAGCTACATGACGGGACAAAACCTGCGTCTAGACGGAGGATTGACCCGTGCCGTTTAA
- a CDS encoding ABC transporter substrate-binding protein, with translation MKKTLTASILYLGLALPTVAQDSGGRLDIVVQPEPPSLMLGLVQNGPTQLVAGDIYESLLRYDTDLNPMPSLAKSWEISDDALTYTFTLQDGVTWHDGEPFTAEDVVFSVDTFLRETHARLRVSLEHVESVTAPDDHTVVFKLKNPFGPFIGVFEAGTMPMIPKHIYEGTDFANNEANNTPIGTGPYKFNEWEKGSYIHLVKNEDYYLDGQPYLDEVFYRVIPDAASRAVAFENGEVDVLPGGSVENWDVKRLTEMEGVCSTGNGWEYFAPHAMAWMNNREGATANKDFRKAVMYAMDREFVKDVIWNGFGTVATSPVSSKTNFYTADTIMYDHNPDKAREHLEAAGYDGETVRILPLPYGETWQRWAEAMKQNLEEVGVNVEVVATDVAGWNQKQAEWDFDIAFTYLYQYGDPALGVARSYLSSNIAKGSPWNNVAGYENAEVDEMFAEAAIAATPEERQEIYTEVQKQLVDDVPVAWLLEIEFPTIYRCDVKDLVTTAIGVNDGLRDAWVEQ, from the coding sequence ATGAAAAAGACACTGACAGCCTCAATTCTGTACCTCGGGCTTGCGCTGCCGACAGTGGCCCAAGACTCCGGCGGCCGGCTTGACATCGTGGTGCAACCCGAACCGCCCAGCCTGATGCTGGGTCTCGTGCAGAACGGACCGACGCAGCTGGTCGCGGGCGACATTTACGAAAGCCTTCTGCGCTATGACACCGACCTGAACCCGATGCCGTCGCTGGCCAAGTCGTGGGAAATTTCCGACGATGCGCTAACCTACACATTCACGCTTCAGGACGGGGTGACTTGGCATGATGGAGAGCCTTTCACCGCCGAGGACGTAGTGTTTTCGGTCGACACCTTCCTGCGTGAAACCCATGCGCGACTTCGGGTCAGCTTGGAACACGTTGAATCCGTGACCGCGCCAGACGATCACACCGTCGTTTTCAAGCTGAAGAACCCTTTTGGTCCATTCATCGGCGTCTTCGAGGCGGGAACCATGCCGATGATCCCAAAGCATATCTACGAGGGGACAGATTTCGCCAATAACGAAGCGAACAACACGCCGATCGGTACCGGCCCGTACAAGTTCAATGAGTGGGAGAAAGGCAGCTATATCCACCTTGTGAAGAACGAGGATTACTACCTGGACGGACAGCCCTATCTGGACGAGGTGTTCTACCGCGTCATTCCCGACGCCGCCTCGCGTGCGGTAGCGTTCGAGAATGGCGAGGTCGACGTGCTGCCCGGTGGCTCTGTCGAAAACTGGGACGTGAAACGCCTGACCGAGATGGAAGGCGTCTGTTCTACCGGCAATGGGTGGGAGTATTTCGCGCCCCATGCGATGGCGTGGATGAACAACCGCGAAGGGGCCACGGCAAACAAGGATTTCCGCAAAGCTGTGATGTACGCCATGGACCGCGAGTTCGTGAAGGACGTGATCTGGAACGGGTTCGGCACTGTCGCCACCAGCCCGGTATCGTCCAAGACAAACTTCTACACCGCCGACACGATCATGTACGATCATAACCCCGACAAAGCACGCGAGCACCTGGAGGCCGCAGGCTATGACGGGGAAACCGTGCGCATCTTGCCTTTGCCCTACGGCGAGACATGGCAACGCTGGGCCGAGGCGATGAAACAGAACCTTGAAGAGGTGGGTGTCAATGTCGAAGTGGTGGCAACCGACGTCGCTGGCTGGAACCAGAAACAGGCCGAGTGGGATTTCGACATCGCCTTCACCTACCTCTACCAGTACGGAGATCCGGCCTTGGGTGTCGCGCGCAGCTATCTTTCGTCCAACATCGCCAAGGGCAGCCCGTGGAACAACGTCGCCGGGTATGAAAACGCGGAAGTGGACGAGATGTTCGCCGAGGCCGCCATCGCCGCCACCCCGGAAGAGCGTCAGGAGATCTACACCGAGGTCCAGAAACAACTGGTCGACGACGTGCCGGTCGCCTGGCTTCTGGAGATCGAGTTTCCAACGATCTATCGCTGCGACGTGAAGGATCTCGTGACCACCGCCATCGGTGTGAATGACGGGCTGCGCGACGCGTGGGTCGAGCAATAG
- a CDS encoding ABC transporter ATP-binding protein: METVLSIRELAISLPPGADRDYAVQNVDFDLKSSEILCVVGESGSGKSMTANALMGLLPDQVEVAQGSAEFEGRDLLAIPDHERRKLRGDRIGMIFQEPMTALNPLMRIGDQITEVFEAHDRHSPAERRTKALDLVREVGLPDPEKIIRAYPFQLSGGQRQRAMIAMALALDPAILIADEPTTALDVTTQAKILDLIKTIQSRHGMAVMFITHDFGVVAEIADRVIVMRYGEIVEQGSAREVLANPQHAYTKALLEAIPSDHVPTPEPVRAQPVLEVRNLCKTFVTSGGLFKASRSVTAIDDVSFTIARGEVLGIVGESGSGKSTVGRAIVRLVEADSGEVILDGQDMNGLTAQELRHARCRVQMIFQDPYASLNPRKKILHALSEGPIVQGVSKEKAHARARELLKIVELDAGAADRFPHEFSGGQRQRIGIARALAMDPDLIIADEAVSALDVSIQAQVLGLLRDLQSRLNLSLMFITHDMRVAAQLCDRVAVMQKGKLVEIGPVAEVFLDPREDYTRSLLAAVPGTTWDRQLA; this comes from the coding sequence ATGGAGACCGTTCTGTCGATCCGCGAGCTGGCGATATCCCTGCCGCCCGGCGCGGACCGGGACTATGCAGTTCAGAACGTGGACTTCGACCTGAAGTCCAGCGAAATCCTCTGTGTGGTCGGCGAATCCGGGTCGGGCAAGTCCATGACCGCCAACGCACTCATGGGCCTGCTGCCCGATCAGGTTGAGGTCGCCCAAGGCTCTGCCGAATTCGAAGGGCGCGACCTGCTGGCAATCCCGGACCATGAAAGGCGCAAACTGCGCGGCGACCGGATCGGCATGATCTTCCAAGAACCAATGACGGCACTCAACCCGCTGATGCGGATCGGTGACCAGATCACCGAGGTCTTCGAGGCGCATGACCGGCACAGCCCGGCCGAGCGGCGTACCAAGGCGCTGGACCTGGTCCGCGAGGTTGGCCTGCCCGACCCCGAGAAGATCATCCGCGCCTACCCGTTCCAGTTGTCGGGCGGGCAACGGCAACGTGCGATGATCGCCATGGCCTTGGCTCTTGATCCGGCAATCCTGATTGCCGACGAGCCGACAACCGCTCTGGACGTCACCACGCAGGCCAAGATCCTCGACCTTATCAAGACCATCCAGTCCCGGCACGGCATGGCGGTGATGTTCATCACACATGATTTTGGTGTGGTCGCGGAAATCGCCGACCGGGTGATCGTGATGCGCTATGGCGAGATCGTCGAGCAAGGCTCGGCGCGCGAGGTTCTGGCCAATCCGCAACACGCCTATACCAAAGCCCTGCTAGAGGCGATCCCGTCCGATCACGTGCCGACGCCGGAGCCTGTACGCGCGCAGCCGGTGTTAGAGGTCCGCAACCTGTGCAAGACCTTTGTCACCTCGGGCGGACTGTTCAAAGCCTCCCGCAGCGTGACCGCAATCGACGATGTCTCTTTCACCATCGCACGCGGCGAGGTCTTGGGGATCGTCGGAGAATCCGGCTCGGGTAAGTCCACCGTAGGCCGTGCAATCGTCCGGCTGGTGGAGGCTGACAGCGGCGAAGTCATCCTTGACGGCCAAGACATGAACGGCCTCACGGCTCAGGAGCTACGCCACGCCCGCTGCCGGGTTCAAATGATTTTTCAGGATCCTTATGCGTCACTTAATCCCCGCAAGAAGATCCTCCATGCGCTCTCCGAAGGCCCCATCGTGCAAGGCGTGTCCAAAGAGAAAGCCCATGCCCGCGCACGTGAACTGCTGAAAATCGTCGAGCTGGATGCAGGGGCCGCCGACCGCTTTCCACACGAGTTTTCCGGCGGACAGCGACAGCGCATCGGGATTGCCCGGGCCTTGGCGATGGATCCAGATCTTATCATTGCGGACGAGGCGGTTTCGGCGCTTGACGTATCCATCCAGGCCCAAGTGCTGGGCCTTTTGCGAGATCTACAAAGCCGACTGAATCTTTCGTTGATGTTCATCACTCACGACATGCGCGTCGCGGCCCAACTTTGCGATCGAGTGGCCGTGATGCAAAAGGGCAAGCTGGTGGAGATCGGCCCGGTGGCCGAGGTTTTTCTCGATCCCAGAGAGGATTATACGCGCAGCCTTCTGGCGGCTGTGCCCGGCACGACATGGGATCGACAATTGGCATGA